The DNA window TCAATCCCGCAACATGTCCTTCGTCAACAAGTTCCTCGGCAAGGGTGAGAACTCGCTGATTCAGCACGTTACCGAACTGAAGAAGACTGAGAAGGGCGCTCGCGCCGTGATCACTCTGCTCGCCGACATGGAAGGCGACGGCGTCGTGGGCGACCGCACGCTGGAAGGCAACGAAGAGCAGCTCACCTCGCAAGACAAGGTGATCCGCATCGACATGATGCGTAACGCCAACCGTCACGAAGGTACGATGGCCGACCAAAAGTCGGTTGTGAACTTCCGTGAAAACTCCCGCAACAAGCTGGCCTACTGGATGGCTGACCGTATCGACCAACTGGCCTTCCTGACCATGGCCGGTATCGCCTACACCAAGATGCCCGATGGCCGCACTCGTGTTGGTTCCGATCTCAAGAACCTTGAGTTCGCCGCCGACATCGTTGCCCCGTCTGCCAAGCGAGTGGCTCGCTGGAACGGTGCCACGAAGAGCCTCGTTGTTGGCGGTGCTTCGAGCGATGTGGTCGTCGCCGACACTCCGATGTGGGAAATGCTCGTTCAGGCCAAAGCCTACGCGAAAGAGACCTACATGCGCGGTACCGGTGGTGATGGTGGTGATGAGGACTATCACGCCTTCCTGTCGCCGATGGCTATGTCCCGTCTGAAGCTCGACGCGACCTACCTGCAAAACTTGCGCCACGCTCAGAACAGCAAGAACGACGCCCTCTTCAGCGGCAACGCTGTGAAGGTCGACGGTATCTG is part of the Chloracidobacterium sp. genome and encodes:
- a CDS encoding DUF4043 family protein, coding for MGAPTNFALLTNEQKTAWSMDFWRQSRNMSFVNKFLGKGENSLIQHVTELKKTEKGARAVITLLADMEGDGVVGDRTLEGNEEQLTSQDKVIRIDMMRNANRHEGTMADQKSVVNFRENSRNKLAYWMADRIDQLAFLTMAGIAYTKMPDGRTRVGSDLKNLEFAADIVAPSAKRVARWNGATKSLVVGGASSDVVVADTPMWEMLVQAKAYAKETYMRGTGGDGGDEDYHAFLSPMAMSRLKLDATYLQNLRHAQNSKNDALFSGNAVKVDGIWLHEFRHVPNTRLASSGSKYGAGGLVDGCQVLFCGAQALGMADLGAPTWVEKEFDYDNQPGISIGKILGFLKPQFKSQYLGGTTQEDHGVMSIYVAQ